The Silurus meridionalis isolate SWU-2019-XX chromosome 18, ASM1480568v1, whole genome shotgun sequence genome includes the window ATTTCTATGCAGAAACCGTCCCCATCTTAACATGCGCTACTATAAAACTAATCAACACCATCAGACAATCGGATAAATAATCGGAGTGCTTGTTCTCATCCATTCTCCTGTATGTTATGCAAATACAGTTCATTCGCTAAAATGTCTAGGCTCAGCAAATTGTGTCCTTGTTTGTTATATTATGTACTTGAAATACCACAATAATGTAttacttctttctctcttttatttattttttttaatatataatgatcGCTGAAAGGAAAACTCTGGCCTGTGACATGTTCCCTTTTACAGAGGTGAGTACCATTGATACTTCCTAGACTTTATTTTAGACTTAAATTAGTACCATTTAGTTACATGTATCTTTTCTTTCAGATCATCAATGAATTTCTGGTTCCGAAGGACAAACCTGTTAACGGTTTTAGAAGACGGAAACCCAACCTCCTCCTCATGCAGGTCTATCTGGATTCTGAACTGGATTCTAGATGTCTGATTTTTGTGACCTAGgctatactgtgtgtatatatatatatatatatatatatatatatatatatatatatatatatatacatacagtgaggaaaataagtatataaacaccctgctattttgcaagttctcccacttagaaatcatggaggggtctgaaattatcatcgtaggtgcatgtccactgtgagagacataatctaaaaaagaaaatccagaaatcacaatatatgatttttaaactatttatttgtatgatacagctgcaaataagtatttaaacacctgtctatcagctacaattctgaccctcaaagacctgttagtctgcctttaaaatgtccacctccactacatttattatcctaaattagatgcacctgtttgaggtcgttagctgcataaagacacctgtccaccccatacaatcagtaagaatccaactactaacatggccaagaccaaagagctgtccaaagacactagagacaaaattgtacacctccacaaggctggaaagggctacggggaaattgccaagcagcttggtgaaaaaaggtccactgatggagcaatcattagaaaatgataAAGAGCTAAACATGtcaagctaaacatgactggcCATGACTtagggcattgaagatgggtcgaggctgtgtcttccaacatgacaataacccgaagcacacagccaggataaccaagcagtggctctgtaagaagcatatcaaggttctggcatggcctagccagtctctagacctaaacccaatagagaatctttggagagagctcaaactctgtgtttctcagcgacaggccagaaacctgactgatctagagaagatctgtgtggaggagtgggccaaaatccctcctgcagtgtgtgcaaacctggtgaaaaactacaggaaacgtttgacctctgaaattgcaaacaaaggctactgtaccaaatattaacattgactttctcaggtgttcaaatacttatttgcagctgatTTTTgaaatagttatttttttttttttttagattatgtctctcacagtggacatccATGacttctaagtgggagaacttgcaaaatagcagggtaatatatgtgtgtttgtatgtgtatgtgtatgtatttgtatgtgtgtgtgtgtgtgtgtgtgtgtgtgtgtgtgtgtgtgtgtgtgtgtgtgtgtatatatatatatatatatatatatatatatatatatatatatatatatatatataatgtgtatgtgtataatatacagtatctcacaaaagttagtacacccctcacatctTCTCAAGGGGGtgatactatagaaatgaaacttggagcTGTTAGTTCTTGGGGTGTACTAActtgtatgttaagttattttcagaggacattaAATCTAAActtctatacaagctgcacattgactactctaaaatatattcaagtttcatttctatagccTTGTCTGAAAtcgttgctgaaatgtgagggttgtactcattcttttaaaaatgtgtgtgtatattagatttatagtgagtacatgtaGCGTACATtatacagttctgtagtagCGTAGCCTATACGTAGTTTCTCTGCTTATTTATCAGTCCAAGTGTGAAATGATGTCAAAAACAgagttaaagatacacgtcACCGCACTCTTTACTTTTTGTACTGCATTAACTTTTGACtaaaattttaatgaatgtttttattggtacatttcattatttcaacataaaacgtaaacattttttggtctatcgtgatACGAGACCCAGGGAAATCTGCCAAAATAATgtctacaaaatatatatatatatatatatatatatagtactatatattatatatagcatTGTTGTTCCCTTTTAGAATTTTGCTCTGGACAAGATGGAGTGGCCCAAACATTACACCAGTGAGAAAGTTCTTGCTCTGATGACCTACGCCGAGCTCATGAACAGAAATCAAGGGACACAATCGTCAACTCAGATACAACCCATTCGGTATGTggggatttttattttggtgtatgtttttatgtagaTAGATGTTCTCATCTTGCAAATTAACTTCACAGAATCTAATGACAGACAGCATTATTATTCAGAATGTGCGTTGTAGTAGGAGCTCCTCATGCTAGTATTCGTAGTAACGGAATGCTAGCAAGCTACATCCCTGTTAGAAGTTAAAGCTATAGTACAAATGAAGCTATATTAACGCCTATATTAACGCTATATTAATGTCCAATCAGACATTTCAGactgaaaacaaacacaaagataTACAGTTTTAGCTTCAGAGACTTCTGTGGAAAAAGTATTTGCaccctgaattttttttattagattttttgcatatttgtcaaaCTTTGTTAGATCATTAAGCTAATTTTCATATTAAACAAAGACATCCTGAGTAAATAcaggttttaaatgttttcatttcttaaaaaaaaaagataaatctgTCCCAAACCCTAGGCGAAAAAGTaattgccccctaaacctaataaccaATAATACCTGCAATCAATCTTTTGCCATAACTGGTGTCTGCAATAAGTATTTCACATCGTTGTGGAGGAATTGCTGGTGTTTCTTCAGGGTTTCACAGATTTTCCCAAAAATTATTGACATCATCTAAAAACTACATTTAGTATTAATCGGGataaagtttaatatttaaattagcttGATGAATCATTTAAGAGTGACGGATATGCAAAAAACTCAATCAGGACGgggcaaataatttttttccccgtcAGTTTAAATTCTTTGCTTTCaattttgataatttttttattattattttttttttacctgagaaACTGTGATGGAACTCTTTGCcaataaaaagataaagaaaataagCGCTTTTAATTAGATTGtttgctaaatatatataaatattaataatatgaaaacattaaaatgtatattttttagaaTCGACTTGCTTTTGTGGATACATCCGGAGGTACATTAGGTGGTTAAATCTTTAACATTGGTCTCACAGATTATTGTTTTGAGAACATAAATACCTCAGGAACTCGATGcttgatagacagacagacagacagacagacagacagacagacagacaaagaaagaaagaaagaaagaaagaaagaaagaaagaaagaaagaaagaactttactgtcattgcattgtacaggtacacagcaacgaaatgcagtttggcatctaccagaagtgcaaaatgtagcagtcgtgcaaaagtgcagataaatatatggcatatttacagcaagtgataaatatgtaaacatatgtaaagtgagtaaatataaaggcagtagcagtgcagagatgtgtggacatcaattTAGAGTACAGGAATGGTTTTGAGGCCAAGTGCATTaaagagtaatgtgcagaagtgaaggttataagattatggcatttaaaaattagcagctaaataaccagtctactatatatatataaatacgtaagcatatgtacagtgaataaatatgaggcagtaacagtgcagagatgtgtggacaccattaagaagtacaggaaTGGTTCTTAAGGCTATGGCTAATCTAGCTGGCTAGATTAGCAAAGCACACACTCATGGAGGagtccatgttttttttcctagggtataaaataaaaatatgctgAAATTATTCCAAAAGCAAGTCAAAGTACAAGTGATTTACTTGGAGCCAAATTGCTGTTTGTTACACAGAATACACAAGCGACGCGTAAGGAACGGTGTCTCCTGCTTCGAAAtcgtctggaggaaaccaggtgagatttttttttatctcaaacgaatctgaaatctgaatacatttacaatacTGATAATCTATTCTTCAAGGGTAATTATATACAGTGATTAGCATCCATCACACAGGCCAGGTATTCaggttttaaaatatttcttgtTCAGGCACAGAGTCCTGTAGGTCTGAACGTGTGACAAGCGTCACTGCGGCTTCTTGTTAGTGTCTTGTTGTGAAAGCAGACGTGAAGGAGATTGGTGGTGTGATTTGTGAGTCGCAGGTGATGGAACAAATGTAACATCCTGACGTGCTAAACTTCGCTTCCTGTGAAAACTGTGAAGTCCTCGTGTCCTGCACTCACCCGATCCATGctaacacattaaaaaaaaataataaaatgaagggAGATTTGCAAACTGAGGGGGACGATGATCTCATTCTTTTCATGCATTTAGTAACGATTATTTAGGATTTATTCAAGCAAAAAATCCATCACTTTGTATCTAAATATTTGATAATTTTAACATctaatgtgaaaaatatttttttttcatcctcacACCAAACGATTGTGAAGCAAAGTAAAAGGACCCGATCTTGTGTGCACATTCTCTTGAAAACGCAGATCATTACGTGTTTCCTGAGGACGGCCCTCAGGACCAGTCGGACGTAGTGAGCACCGTGGAAGAGGAAAACCTGTTCACCGTAGCTTTCCCAGACATTGTCCAGCTCTTCCACAAGGAAACAGCCGAGGCCAAGGACAACAAGTTGAAAAGTATGTCCCTGTTTTTCCCTCCTTTCACACATTCAGCACTTCGGACTCAACTTCTTTTAATTCCATATCATTGTTTTGCATTGAGTGTATTAAATTATGGGTTTTTTCATGACTGTGACCCAAATTTGCATGCCATAGCTCATTATTCTGCTCTTGATCATATGAATTCTTTGTGATTGCAATTCTTACTACACTCGTTctaaaattattggcaccctcaCGCCATTGAATTTCTTTCTGTAACATCTCAGGATGTCTGCAAAAACAAGTCTGTATGCAAAAAACAGCTTACGTTTTTACATAATGTCGATTTCTTTTGCTTCTTTAAGCATTTCAGCGATCGAGTACCAATGTTCGAATCTCTTCCTCCTGACAGAAGcaatcttgttttttatttttttttcctccaatcaaatatctaaaatatcCTTGCACAAAGTCGAATTGCTATTCACAATCATTAATAATGTTAGTAAGATTAAGCATTAAATATTCATGAGTACATGCCCACAGATCAGCCTCCAAACCATCAACGATCcacaaatagttaaaaaatgGTAAGATATCCTTTCCTAACCAAACATTGATGCTATTGTGAGCCAAAAAGGCTGATTATTGCTTTCATTCGATCTCAGTAAGTGGAAATAATTCTAGAGTGATTGTAatgaaacattatttttattcgaTTCTAAAATTAAATACTTTCATCTATTATAtgagtaaataattttttacatatatattgttatatatacaccgaacttttttttttttttttttttttttttaaataagtgtgGAGGGGGGAGGGATAGTTTTGTCGGGCCCTGTATTTAAAGTGGCAGAAATCGCTCATTAAGTTTGCGGATACTTAATACATCGGTGACCTTGTTAGTGAAGCAGGCTGCTGTGTCCGCTGGCGAAACCCAGTGATCCTGACAATTTCTTGGGTGGTTAAGTAAATGAGCTTTTCCTTCTGTGATGTGGCAAAGATCAAAGCCTCGAACTGTGATTGTGACACCCGGCGGTGTTTGGCTCGCTAACCCCTCACACTTACCCAGCCAGATCCCAGCAGTCGTTCTGCACTCAAACACTTTGATTAACACGAGGTGTTGCACAGGAGTCCCTGTCAATTTAACCTGCTTTCACTggcctgtaacacacacacaagtttccTCTCCTTCACCCACCCTCACCCTCCTATTTTCCTGATTTCATGTTACAAATAACCGTCCATGTTTCTGTACATTCTTTAAGAAAAGTGCGACCACGATATTCCTTTATTATGTCTATCCTACACCCAGACACTTATTTTGTAGCAGGAGGTAAACCTAAACATCTATCAAAATTTAACACTATAACACctcaataataaatgtaacttGGGAGAATATCCTCGGCTGTAATTTCTAAAATTAGCGTTTATCTTCGAGCATttgttattaatgtatttttattcctGACAAAGATTTTATcgatttttaaaaatcttttttcccttttaatgCAAACCTGTTCTGTCAACAGAAAAGAAACCGAAAGCAGAAAAAGAGAAGGCGGCTGTTTCCTCTGACAGAGTCACGGATCTTTTTGCGCAGATGTCACTCAAAAGTTCATGTCTCGAACCCGTCAAATCCTCAGAAAAAGGCTTAGAGACGACCCCAGTTCTAGAGAGTGATCTTGACCATTGTTCCATTGTTCCTCCATCAAATCTCACTGTACACTCTCACGAAATCCGGTCAGCCTCCGAGGTCTCTCCTTCCTCACAGCTTGCGTTCCCCTGCCATACAGGAGCATCATCTCAAGCCCAGACATCCCTTTCAGTATCTGTAGTGATTAATGAGCTTCACTTGAGCAGCATAGACTGGGATGCTCAGTCCTTCACTGCTGCTCCATCTCCTCAGACTCAACACCATAAATCCGATCTACAACCGGCGAACAGATCAGACGAAGGAACCGAAACGCGACGCTCATCTAATGAAGCGCAGTCGGATTGTGTGGAATTGTGTCGAAGTTCACTGATGGAAAGGGTCCGCTTAAGGAACACGGTAAAGTGTTCTGGCTCTGGGAATAATGAAGAGAAGGAATCAGTTGCTTTAAGTTCAGAGCACAAGCCATTATCCGAGAATCCTAAAGTACCTCTTCTGCCACTGTACCAAAAATCAAAGCTAAGCAGAATCACAGCTCTTGATTCAAAGCAGCCCAAAGTGTCTGTTCCTGTCCTGGACCCGGTCCCGGTCCGGGCTCCACCAAAATACAAATTTTCCAAGGTGAAACAATTGAGCAGACCGTCCAACGATTCAAATACAGAAAGAGTGTGGAAGACGAGCGTTTGTCGAAGACAAGAATCTTCCGGCGATGAGAGTGAGGTGGAGAATCGGCCGTTAACCAGTCAGAACCAACGCAAACTAaaaaccatcaacaaacctAAATCAGGGATTCAGGCACAAAAACATATTACACAGGACAGATGCAACGAGTGGACAAATTCTGTAGACACACACCATGTGGCAGATTCCACAACGCCTAAAAAACAACCGCACATCACGCGAACAAATCCTCTCAAACATACGCCCACAAAAAACGCTGATGATGACGACGACGACGATGATGACGATGCATCGATTTGTAGCCCTTTGCCACTTGCTGAGAGGCTGAAACTGAAacttaacaaataaataaatgttttttattcgtTCAATTCAACTGATTTTTAGTAAATTCttcatcatttttaataaagtgtgggttggtctttttttaatattcaccACATTTCCACATCTCTCAGTTTCTATACACCAATAACCCGTCGTCACTTCTCGCCTTTGAATTAACATCCGATTAACTTCCTACCAGGCCACCGAGCCACGTGTTGATTTTGTGCCACGGAGTAACAGCTGAGTACTAATAAGGAcgttaaaacaaaatgtgtcaCTTCCTTTTCCTCGCACAGATCTTTTAAACATGGCAAGCTTTTATTGCGCACTCGGTGTTGGTCTTCCTCGGCCCATGTAGTGCCATGTTGCACACCTTTTCAGACATGAAAGCTTTGAGAGGTCTGTACAGCAGGAGCGCATGGACAGCTGCAAAACTCACACGAGATGGTAGTGGAgcaggttcttttttttctttttattattttttttgccttattttatttgttgGCATACATTGAACACTCCAAAGTAGCCTATAGCTACTCAAATActcacttaataataataataataaaataagatgaaaaaaaagtggtgttgcacatttaaaataaataaaaatgcaataatattttgtcattttatttatttctttttcaaaaaatgtgcaataccagattgttttttcttctttaattcatctttttataaaaatgtgcaactggaaaTTTCTGTCACCATAaccaataatatttaataaaataaaacaagtaaaataCGAATAAACCCTAGACAGGGGATATAGCTTGtctttataacaataataaactatttacaataaagaaaatttattgtttattagttttactACTAATAGTCCATATCATTTTGTCATCAAATTAAAGTTGTTTAAAAACAGTACATCCGATtattcaataattattttagtaagtttattaaaaatgattattgtTCATAAATAATAGATAGCTAAAAGTAAAATAGCTTAActtctattaataataatgattagaaTCGAAATAAATTAGTAATAGTTATGTTGCACCATTAAAATGCCCCGTATCCACGTGTTTTAGGATATTAATTCGTTTTTATCTGCTACTGCAGTGTtgctattaaaaataattgtaaaaaaaatcgataaagattgtatttattaatatagaaaCAAAGTATGTGAAATAAGTATATAGTAATATGTTTTGCTgttcttttaaatgtgtgtgtgtgtgtgtgtgtgtgtgtgtgtgtgtgtgtgtgtgtgtgtgtggttttgctgCAACATCAGCAGATTTCAGAACATTAGCTTTTactgattgatttattgatttgattaatcactttattcatcctaaaaataaattcacatcttacatttaaataattaattaattaattaaaagtttGCATCAATCTTTTTTACCTAATAAAATTGTTTGATGTATGAACTATATTGAATTACAGGAAGAACATTTTCCTTtacaataaaatgatttttttttctattacttGAACAGCACAAAGACTAAAAAGTATACTTATCAATTTATATAAAAGAtgacaaaagtataaatgtaaaagagatacagtatataaagaagTATATGAAGAATAAAGAAGCTGATATTGTGTATAGAAATAAAGATACCAAATTTCTCACATCagtattagttttatttttttatttttttccttaacatGAATTTCAGTGAACATTTAcaatctagatagatagatagatagatagatagatagatagatagatagatagatagatagatagatggattgatggattgatggattgatggattgatggatggatggagcaTCTCTGGTCTACAGAATCTATATGCTCACATGCCATGTTATATATGAGAAGATAGAAAAAGAAGGGAATGGGACCCCCATTGTACTTATAGATGTAATTAActacaactaaaaaaaaaatcaagcattaGAGCAGGAGATTTTAAAAgttgcattttttaatttttatatatatatatatatatatatatatatatatatatatatatatatatatatatatatatatatatatatatttattcaagtTGCTTTAATTATTGTTACATATTATATGAATCATAAATGAGAGgaacgtttttatttttatgtttgctatgatgcaatgtttgttttttggctctctataaaaactttctttcggcttctcccgttagggctcgccacagcggatcctccgcacgttttgatttggcacatgtttttatgctggatgcccttcctaacgcaaccctccccaatttatccgggcttgggaccggcactgagagtggctggggatggttccctgaccgggaatcgaacccgggtcgatTCCCGGTGTTTTTTGGCTCTCTATAGGGGAGagaaaattatatacagtacagaccaaaagtttggacacaaggtgtacaaacttttggtctgtattgtatatatatatatatatatatatatatatatatatatatatatatatatatatatatatatatatatatatatatatggactttaatttatttggttctgacagacagcaaatcattagtttacttaagtgccttctgacttctgcACGGCCCTATTCACAAACATTGACTTTGTAATGCTAAaataagaatttaaataaaaccagacgttcttttcctgttctgtctgcaggaagatgcagctctacctctgccatgttaatcagtattccatgcaaatctcaggacaggaggcctcggtctccgtagtgttgatATGTCACGTGatggtgctgagagaatgcgCTTGAGAAACgagagaaatcaatctacatatcaaacattggtcacaaattattaattactttctaaatatta containing:
- the LOC124401177 gene encoding flap endonuclease GEN homolog 1, with translation MGVNDLWSILSPVQESVPLYSLTGKTLAVDLSLWICEAQHVQGMMGKVTKPHLRNLFFRASSLLRMGIKLVFVMEGEAPKIKAETMSKRTEMGFRGSKTKSVSKPGTVKNTSRGRFKAVLRECSDMLDYLGIPWVSAAGEAEAMCAFLDAQGLVDGCITSDGDAFLYGAQTVYRNFNMNTKDPQIDCYKMSRIKTELQMKRETLVGLAVLLGCDYIPKGVPGIGKEQALKFIQNLKDTTLLQKFSDWRKSTYDVQEFPVKKVTHCLVCRHPGSAKAHERSGCVFCGSEKFCQPQDYDSQCPCDWHRTEHARQASSVETIIKKKTLACDMFPFTEIINEFLVPKDKPVNGFRRRKPNLLLMQNFALDKMEWPKHYTSEKVLALMTYAELMNRNQGTQSSTQIQPIRIHKRRVRNGVSCFEIVWRKPDHYVFPEDGPQDQSDVVSTVEEENLFTVAFPDIVQLFHKETAEAKDNKLKKKKPKAEKEKAAVSSDRVTDLFAQMSLKSSCLEPVKSSEKGLETTPVLESDLDHCSIVPPSNLTVHSHEIRSASEVSPSSQLAFPCHTGASSQAQTSLSVSVVINELHLSSIDWDAQSFTAAPSPQTQHHKSDLQPANRSDEGTETRRSSNEAQSDCVELCRSSLMERVRLRNTVKCSGSGNNEEKESVALSSEHKPLSENPKVPLLPLYQKSKLSRITALDSKQPKVSVPVLDPVPVRAPPKYKFSKVKQLSRPSNDSNTERVWKTSVCRRQESSGDESEVENRPLTSQNQRKLKTINKPKSGIQAQKHITQDRCNEWTNSVDTHHVADSTTPKKQPHITRTNPLKHTPTKNADDDDDDDDDDASICSPLPLAERLKLKLNK